From the genome of Streptomyces sp. NBC_00523:
TCGCGCCGCCCCCGGCCGCCCGCAAGCCGCGCGCCACGGCCCGCCCCCGCCACCCGTACCGCACCGCCCTGTCCACCGCCCGCGCCCGCACCGGCCTCGTCCTCGTCGGCGTGGTCGTCCTCGCCGGGCTCCTCGCACCGCTGCTCGCCGGACACGGGCCCACCGACCAGAGCGGCCAGAGCCTCGCGGGGCCCGGCACGCCCGGACACCTCCTGGGCACCGACGACCTCGGGCGCGACCTGCTCAGCCGGGTGCTGTACGGCATCCGCACCGACCTCACCATCATCACGATCGCCGTGCCCGCCGGGGCCGTACTCGGCTGCCTGCTCGCCCTGGCCGCCGCCGCCCACCCGGTCGCCGACACCGTCGTCCAGCGCGTCTTCGACCTGCTCCTCGCGTTCCCCGGGCTGATCCTGGCGCTCGCCGTCACCGCGATCCTCGGCCCCGGACGCGTCCCCGTCGTGCTCGTCATCGCCCTCGCCGAGGTCCCGGTCTTCGGCCGGCTGCTGCGGAGCGGCGTCCTCGTACAGCGGGAACGGGAGTACGTCACCGCCGCCCGGGTCGGCGGCGGTTCGAGCAGCCGGGTGCTGGTCCGGCACATCCTGCCCAACGCGGCCGACCCGCTCGTGGTGCAGATCGCCGTCTCGCTGACCGTCGCCGTCTTCATCGAGGGCGCGATGAGCTTCCTCGGCGTCGGCGTCCGGCCGCCCGAACCCACCCTCGGCGCGGTGCTCAGCCAGTCCATGCCCTATCTCGCCCAGTCCCCGCACTTCGCCGCGGGCCCCCTGATCACCGTAACCGCGCTCGTCCTCGGACTCTCGCTCATCGCCGAGGCGCTCAACCGGGAGATACGCCGATGACCGCCCCCGAGCTGCTGGAAGTCCGCGACCTCGGCGTCGAGTTCACCGCCCCCGACGGTTCACCGCTGCGCGCCGTGCGCGGGGTCTCCTTCACCCTGCGCCGGGGCGAGACCCTGGCCGTCGTCGGAGAGTCCGGGTCCGGCAAGTCCACCACCGCGCTCGCCCTGAACCGCATGCTCCCCGGCACCGGCCGCATCACCACCGGGACGGTCCGGCTGGACGGCCGCGACCTGGCCGCCGCCGACGAGGCCGAGCTGCGCGCGGTGCGCGGCGCCCGCATCGGCATGGTCTTCCAGGACCCGATGACCGCCCTCAACCCCGTCCTCACCGCCGGCCGCCACATCGAGGAGGCCCTGCGCGCCCACGGCAACCACCACAAGGCCGCCCGTCGCGCCCGTGCCGTCGAACTCCTCGACCGGGTCGGCATCCCCGACCCGCACCGCCGCGCCGACGACCACCCGCACCAGTTCTCCGGCGGCCAGCGCCAGCGCATCCTCATCGCCATGGCCCTCGCCGGTGAACCCGACGTCCTCCTCGCCGACGAGCCGACCACCGCGCTCGACGCCACCGTCCAGGACCAGATCCTCACCCTGCTCGGCGACCTCAACCGCGAGACCGGTACCGCCCTCGTCCTCATCACCCACAACATGGGCGTCGTCGCCCGCGCCTGCGAACGGGTCCTTGTGATGTACGGCGGCACCGTGGTCGAGGACGGGCCCACCGCCGAAGTGCTCACCCGCCCCCGCCACCCGTACACCGCCGGGCTCCTGGCGGCCGTCCCGCGCCTCGCCACCCCGTCCGGGACCCGGCTCACCGGCATCCCCGGCAGCCCGCCCGACCTCACGCTCCTCGGGGACGGCTGCGCCTTCGCCGAGCGCTGCACCCTGGCCGAGGACCGCTGCCGCACCGCGACCCCGCCGCTCGCACGGGTGGCCGGTGACGTCCGGGTGGCCTGCCTCCCCGCCGCCGGACGCACCGAACCCCTGCCCGCCCCGGCCCCGCCCGTCCGCATCGACCGCCCCGCGCCCGGAGCGGTCGTGCTGGAGGCGGACGGGCTCACCAAGACGTACGGGGGACGTGGCGCCCGGCGACGCGGGGTGCCCGCGCTCGACGGGGTGTCGCTGACGCTCAGGGAGGGCGAGACGCTGGGCATCGTCGGCGAGTCCGGCTCCGGCAAGTCCACCCTGGCCCGGGTCCTCGCCCACGCGCACACCGCCGACGACGGCACCCTGCGGCTGCGCGGCGAGGACGTCACCCGGCCCTCGCGCCGGGCGCTGCACGCGGTGCGCCGCCAGGTCCAGATGGTGTTCCAGGACCCCTACGCCTCGCTCAACCCGCGCATGACGGTGGGCGAGATCGTCGCCGAACCCCTCGTCGCGTTCGGCATCGGCGACCGGGAGGCGCGCCGGGAGCGGGTGGCGGAGCTCCTGGAGCTGGCGGGCCTGGACCCCGCCGTGGCCGGACGCCACCCGCGCTCCTTCTCCGGCGGCCAGCGCCAGCGCATCGGCATCGCCCGCGCGCTCGCCCCGGCGCCGACCGTCCTCATCTGCGACGAACCCGTCTCCGCGCTCGACGTCTCCGTCCAGGCCCAGATCACCGGCCTGCTCACCGACCTCCAGCGCGACCTGGGCCTCTCCCTCGTCTTCATCGCCCATGACCTCGCGGTCGTCCGGCAGATCAGCCACCGCATCGCCGTCATGCACCGGGGCCGGGTCGTGGAGACCGGCACCGCCGACGAGGTGTGCGAGCACCCCCGCGATCCGTACACCCGCGCCCTGCTCGCCGCCGCGCCCGAACCCGTACCCCCGGCGGCCCGGACCGGGCACGCCGAGAAGACGGGAGCCCTCGCATGACCGACCGCACCCCCGAGCCGCCCACCCCGACCCGTGACGGAGCCACCCGCCGATGACCACCAGCACCCGCCGCGACCCCTACGACGGCTTCCCCGGCCGCATCGGCCGCACCTTCGCCGCCTCCGAGCCCGCCTGGCCGGCGCCCCGGACACCGGGGGAGAAGGCCCCGAACATCGTCGTCGTGCTCGTGGACGACATGGGCTACAGCGACATCGGACCCTTCGGCTCCGAGATCCCCACCCCCGTGCTCGACACCCTCGCCGAGGACGGCGTACGGCTCAGCAACTACCACACCATGCCGCTGTGCTCACCGGCCCGCGCCGCCCTGCTCACCGGCCTCAACCCGCACCGCGTCGGCTACGCCATGGTCGCCAACTCCGACCCGGGCTTCCCCGGTTACGGCATGGAGATCGCCGACGACATCCCCACCCTCGCCGAGCTCCTCCACGACTCCGGCTACGCCACCTACGCCGTCGGCAAATGGCACCTGGTCCGCGACTCCGCCTCCAACGCCGCCGACGACCGCGACAACTGGCCGCTGCGCAAGGGCTTCGACCAGTACTACGGCGTCCTGGAAGGGCTCACCAGCCTCTTCCACCCGCACCAACTCGTGCGCGACAACAGCCCGCTGGACATCGACGAGTTCCCGGACGACTACTACTACACGGACGACATCACCGACCAGGCGATCTCCATGGTGAAGTCGCTGCGCGCCCACGACCCGGACAAACCCTTCTTCCTCTACCTCGCGCACAACGCCGTCCACGGCCCGCTCCAGGCCAAGGAGGAGGACATCGCCCGCCACCGGGGCCGCTACGACGAGGGCTGGGACGCGCTGCGCGACCGCCGCTTCGCCGCCCAGATCGCCGACGGCCTCTTCCCGCCCGGCACCGAACTCCCGGAACGCAACAGCGAGGCCGGGCAGGACGTGCCCGCCTGGGACAGCCTCACCGAGAAGCAACAGCGGCTGTACGCGCGCTACATGGAGGTGTACGCGGCACTGGTCGACAACATCGACCAGAACCTCGGCCGGCTCACCGCCACCCTCGAAGCCCTCGGTGAGCTCGACAACACCATCATCGTCTTCACCTCCGACAACGGAGGCACCGGCGAGGGCGGCGCCGAAGGCACCCGCTCCTACTTCAGCCGCTTCGTCCACCACCCGGCCCTGCCCGAGGACTGGACCCCCGACGTCGACCGGGACCCCGGGCTGATCGGCGGCCCGCGCAGCCTGGTGCACTATCCGCGCGGCTGGGGCATGGCGTCCAACACCCCGTTCCGGCTCTACAAGGGGCACACGTACGCGGGCGGGGTGCGCGTCCCGTTCGTCCTGTCCTGGCCGAGGGGCGCCCGCGAAGGGCGGCTCACCCCGGGCACCCGCCCGCAGTACCAGTACGTCACCGACATCGCCCCGACCCTCCTCGAACTCGCCGGTCTGGAACGGCCGGAGCGCCGGCGCGGGGTCCCGCTCCAGGAGCCGGACGGCGTCACCTTCGCCCCCGTACTCGCCGACCCGGAACACCTCTCCACCCACCCCGAGCAGTACTGCGAG
Proteins encoded in this window:
- a CDS encoding ABC transporter ATP-binding protein, which translates into the protein MTAPELLEVRDLGVEFTAPDGSPLRAVRGVSFTLRRGETLAVVGESGSGKSTTALALNRMLPGTGRITTGTVRLDGRDLAAADEAELRAVRGARIGMVFQDPMTALNPVLTAGRHIEEALRAHGNHHKAARRARAVELLDRVGIPDPHRRADDHPHQFSGGQRQRILIAMALAGEPDVLLADEPTTALDATVQDQILTLLGDLNRETGTALVLITHNMGVVARACERVLVMYGGTVVEDGPTAEVLTRPRHPYTAGLLAAVPRLATPSGTRLTGIPGSPPDLTLLGDGCAFAERCTLAEDRCRTATPPLARVAGDVRVACLPAAGRTEPLPAPAPPVRIDRPAPGAVVLEADGLTKTYGGRGARRRGVPALDGVSLTLREGETLGIVGESGSGKSTLARVLAHAHTADDGTLRLRGEDVTRPSRRALHAVRRQVQMVFQDPYASLNPRMTVGEIVAEPLVAFGIGDREARRERVAELLELAGLDPAVAGRHPRSFSGGQRQRIGIARALAPAPTVLICDEPVSALDVSVQAQITGLLTDLQRDLGLSLVFIAHDLAVVRQISHRIAVMHRGRVVETGTADEVCEHPRDPYTRALLAAAPEPVPPAARTGHAEKTGALA
- a CDS encoding ABC transporter permease, translating into MTQTTDLLAVAPPPAARKPRATARPRHPYRTALSTARARTGLVLVGVVVLAGLLAPLLAGHGPTDQSGQSLAGPGTPGHLLGTDDLGRDLLSRVLYGIRTDLTIITIAVPAGAVLGCLLALAAAAHPVADTVVQRVFDLLLAFPGLILALAVTAILGPGRVPVVLVIALAEVPVFGRLLRSGVLVQREREYVTAARVGGGSSSRVLVRHILPNAADPLVVQIAVSLTVAVFIEGAMSFLGVGVRPPEPTLGAVLSQSMPYLAQSPHFAAGPLITVTALVLGLSLIAEALNREIRR
- a CDS encoding arylsulfatase, translated to MTTSTRRDPYDGFPGRIGRTFAASEPAWPAPRTPGEKAPNIVVVLVDDMGYSDIGPFGSEIPTPVLDTLAEDGVRLSNYHTMPLCSPARAALLTGLNPHRVGYAMVANSDPGFPGYGMEIADDIPTLAELLHDSGYATYAVGKWHLVRDSASNAADDRDNWPLRKGFDQYYGVLEGLTSLFHPHQLVRDNSPLDIDEFPDDYYYTDDITDQAISMVKSLRAHDPDKPFFLYLAHNAVHGPLQAKEEDIARHRGRYDEGWDALRDRRFAAQIADGLFPPGTELPERNSEAGQDVPAWDSLTEKQQRLYARYMEVYAALVDNIDQNLGRLTATLEALGELDNTIIVFTSDNGGTGEGGAEGTRSYFSRFVHHPALPEDWTPDVDRDPGLIGGPRSLVHYPRGWGMASNTPFRLYKGHTYAGGVRVPFVLSWPRGAREGRLTPGTRPQYQYVTDIAPTLLELAGLERPERRRGVPLQEPDGVTFAPVLADPEHLSTHPEQYCEMTGNRSYYRDGRKLVTLHRPGAPYDDSEWALYDIRTDPTEIHDLAAAHPGLVKELSAAWEKAAWRNGVFPLPDGSGALARRNPAEQRLSRPLTLLPGTPELERYRSSRLVSLRSFEVTVAIEETGEGVLVSHGDQGGGYSLYVEGGRLHFAYNEYGVLHETDAGPLAPGGHTVRLVATAERGLRWSFRIEADGETRATPPSVHQLIGMAPFQGISIGVDRKSPISWPLFERHRSFPYRGRLRSVTFTPGDPGPDSPEAVAQALKEAAAAFE